From Candidatus Hydrogenedentota bacterium:
GAGGCCGGTCATTCCTTCGGTGATGGCGTTGCCCCCTGGCAAACCCCAGCTTCATCCTATCTTAACCGCAGGGAAAAAATTGATGACGACCACCATGCCAGGCCAGGGATCGAATTCCTGGCGCGAGGGCCTGAAGCCCTACCACTATCTCGTACTTGTCGTGGCCTGTCTCGGCTGGCTCTTCGACACGATGGACCAATGGCTGTACGTTATGGCGCGGCAACCCGCCATAACCGAGTTGCTCCGAAACGCGGAGTTGTCCACGGCCCCCGATGACGTGCGTTACTACTCGACGCTGGTGCAGGGCATTTTCCTTTTTGGCTGGGCGACGGGCGGCCTGTTTTTCGGCATCGTGGGTGATCGCTGGGGCCGGACGCGCTGCATGGCGATTACGGTGGGCATGTATGCCGTTTTCACGGGTCTGAGCGGCCTGGCGCAGAACTGGGAGATGTTTGCCCTGTTCCGCTTCCTCACGGGCCTGGGTATCGGCGGCGAATTTGCGGCGGGCGCGGCCCTGATCGCGGAGGTGTTCCCGCAGCACGCGCGGGCCACGGCGCTGGCGATCATGCAGGCGGCGTCCTCGCTGGGCAATATGGCGGCGGGTTTCATCAGCCTGAGCGTGTTCTCCTATGTGCCGCCGGAATCCGCATGGCGCTGGATCTTCGCCATCGGGTTCATCCCGGCCGTTCTAGTGTTTGTCATCCGCATGTTCATCGAGGAACCGGAAAAGTGGAAGGAGGCGCAGGAAGACGCGAAGAAGGGGGACATCAAGCTGGGTGTGATCACCGAGTTGCTCTCGCCCGCATTGCGGCGCCGGACCTTGTGCGCCGTGGGCCTGGCGGCGGTGGGCGTTATCGGTTTCTGGGGTATTGGCACCTTTTCGCCCGACCTGATGCGCGGCGCCACCGCCGATCCCACGGGTGACGGCGTTGTGTTCAACGGCGACCAGAACAACGCCGCCGAAGTGGAGGCATTCCGCGCGACGCTCAGCGAGCGCGATCAGGCGCGCTTTGACGGCCTGAGCGACAATCCCGAGGGCCGCTCGAAAGAAGATCTCGCAAAAGATGCGAACCAGAAGGCGAGTATCGCCGTCATCATGCAGAATTTCGGCGCGTTCTTCGGCGTGCTGGCGTGGGGCTGGCTGGCCCAGCGCACGGGCCGCAAACCGGCCTTTGCGGTGGCCCTGATTTGCAGCGCGATCATCGTTCCGATCACCTTCCACTTCACCACCTCCTTCACCATCGCCCTGATTCTCTATCCGATCATGGGCTTCTTCCTGACGTCGCTCTTCGGCGGATACGCGGTGTACTTCCCGGAACTCTTCCCGACGCGCCTGCGCGCCACGGGCACGGGCGTGTGCTACAACGTGGCGCGTTACATCGCCATCGCCGGTCCTTCCGCCCTGGCCTTCCTGAGCAAGCCCTACGGTTTCGCCTGGGGCGCCACCATGCTCTCGTCGGTGTTTATCATCGGCCTGATAATCCTGGCCTTTGCCCCGGAGACCAAGGGCAAGGAGTTGCCGGAGTAATCATTGCAGCATTCGCAGGGCGAGGTGGGTGTCAGTGACACCGCCTCGCCCTTTGCTTTGGGGACTGTCCTGCACGCAAGGCCACTTGAAACGGGTGTGGCGTCCCAAGGCTATCTCGTTCGACTTGCTTGAGGAACGGTTGCCAGGCGTGCGGGACTGTCCCCCGTTTTCAAAAGCGCGGGACGGCCCCGAACGCCTGGTGGGCTTTGTTACGGCACGTTTATGGGATTTGTTCGTCGTATCGCTGCCTAATTTGAGTGCCTTTTCGTTCGGGACGGTCCCGGTGCGGCGGTCCCGTCAGGCCCTTAAATCGAGGCATTTAATGCTGCGGTAGGTGCGCTCGTTGCGAACGTAGAGGAGGCCCTGGGCCAGGATGGGCGGTGTCCACACGGGGTAGCGAAGGGCGCGGGCGCGGGCGATCTCCTTGTAGCCTTCGGGGCTGGCCTCGATGAGGGCGATGTCGCCGCGTTCGCTCACGCCGATGAGGTGACCTTCCGCCAGGATGAACGACGCGCGGCCCAGGCCTTCGTCGGCCGTCCAGCGGACTTTTCCCGTGGCAAATTCAATGCAACGCAGGTTGGAGCCCCGTTCGTGGCGACCATCCATGCCGTAGAGAAAACCATCGAGGTAGAGGCTGGTGGCCCAATGGTTCTGCATGGCGAGCTGGTCTCGCCAGACTTCTTTGAGTCCCGCCGGGTCGAGCTTCAGGGCAACGGCGCCGACGTTGTAGGTGGCGGAGAGGAAGACGATGTTGTCCACCAGCACGGGCGTGGCGGCGATGGCGGATTCATAGGTCTCGGAGCGGAAGGGATAGCTGAAGCGCTTCGCACCGGTCTTGGCTTCGAGCACGAGGAGACCGTCGGCGGTGTGGAATATGGCGAGGCGCTCGCCATGGACCGTGGCCACGATGGGTGTGGAATAACTGGCTTGATCGTCGCTCGCCTGCCACACGGTTGCGCCGGTGGCGGTGTCAAAGGCCACGACGCCCGCGCCGCTGGGCCCGCCGATATTCAGCAGGAGCAGGTTTTCCTCGATGACGGGCGCGGTGCCCGCGCCGAAGAAGCCCTGGGGCACGTTGAATTCCTTATTGACCGGGCGCTGCCAAACGAGTTCGCCGGAGTCGAACTTCAGGCAGGTGACCACGCCCTCGGCCCCGTAGGTGAAGACGTGATCGCCATGGATGGTGGGGGAAGAGCGGGGTCCGCCATTGTAACCGTAGGTGTCCACGTACTGGGTCGGGTAGGCGTACTTCCAGTGTACTTCGTCGCCCTTGAGGGCGTTGACGCACTCGATTATTTCTTCATCGCCGATACGGTGGAAGGTGAGCAAGCGGCCCCTGGCCACGACGGGCGCGCCGTAGCCTTCGCCCACGGTGCGCTCCCAGAGGAGGGGCGGGCCATCGGCGGGCCAGGTCTTGAGCAGGCCGGTTTCCGCAGAGATTCCATTGCGGTTCGGTCCGAGGAAGCAGGGCCAGTCGGCGCGCACCGGCGCGGTGGTCACATCGGGCGCGGGCGCGGACTCCTGCGCGCGGGCCAACAGGGGCAGGGAGGCAACGGCGCCGATAAACGCGCGCCGGGAAAGGTGCTTCTGATACTTGCGGGGGGTCTGGTTCATGGCGTGGGCCCTTTCGCGGTCGGAGACTCACTTCCCGACCGGAATTATGGTACGGTGCCGCGCCGTGGCCGCGCAAGCCGCCGAATTGCCTCACAATAAATCTACTCGAAATGCCTTCGTTGCCTCACGAAGCAGATCTATCCAACGCCGCCCGGCGCAGCCGCCGCGCCTGTTAGGTTTGGAGGGCAATCCGGTGTCGAATTAAAGTACCAACGTCAGTTTGCGATTCCGCGCCGGACCTGTCAAGATCTCGCCCGAAGGCCTCTGGTGGCCTGTAGCCCCTTTTCGAGCCCCTGCCGATGAAGTTGACGAGAGAAACATTCCGCATGCGCTTTAACATGATCCCGGTTGTGGTGTCGCTGGCGGGGTTCATGGCCTTGGGGGGCGTGCCGTTTCGGGTCTGGGCCGGCGAAGAAGAAGACCTGGACGCGCTGGCGCTGGAATCGCCGGGCGGGGAGCGACAGCTTTCGGTCCACGGTTATGCCGATCTTCAGTATGGCGGCGATTCGAGCGAGCAGGGCGGTTCCTTTATCCAGAACGAGCTCAGCGTATTTGTTCGGGCTACGACCAAAGACGAAAAATGGACGGCTTTTTCCGAGATTGAGTTTGACCGAATTGACGGCGATGTCTATTTGACGGATCGGGGGGGCAAGTCGATAGAAGTCGAGATGGAAACGGGTTGGGTCGAATTTCGAGATTCGGATCGGTTTCGCCTTCGTGGGGGCAAGTTGCTGCTTCCCCAATACTGGCAGTCGAATCACTACCCCAATCTGACCATGTCCACGCTGGCGCCTCTGATGTCGGGCAACGTGTTTCCGAAGAGTATAGTGGCCCTTCAGGCCTCGGGCGACTGGTGGAATGCCAACGATCGGGGTCTGAGCTACGCATTTTTTGCGGGCGGCGGGGCCAACACGGCGTTGATGGAACTGGAGCAGAACGATAATCCGGCGGCGGGCGGGCGGCTCACCTTTCGCCTGGCGGGCCGGGACGGGCCCGCGTGGCTCGACACTTTAGATTTCTCCTTGTCAACATTGGTCAGCGAGAACGACCTGGATCAGGGCGAGTTGATTTTCGGTCTGGACTCCCAGATCCGCCTGGGCCGGCTTGAGATTCTGGCCGAGTTTGCCCGGGGCAGCTTGCCGCGCGTCGACAACAGTCTCCGGTCCAGACTGGATCAGGAAGAGGGGGATACGGTCGGCGCGTACCTTCAAGCGGCCTACCGCCTGTCGGACAAGTGGCACGGCTTCTATCGCTATGACTATCTCGACTTTAACGATGGGATTCCCACGCCACGGGACGAAACGCGTCACACCGTGGGTGCGAATTTCCGGCCCCGGCCCAATGTGTCGCTCAAGCTGGAGTTGTTCCACAGCGAGCCCGAGCACCCGCGCGACTCCTATGACGGCGTGGCGGCATCGGTCGTGTTCAATTTCTGATGGGGCCGAGGCGAAAGCAACAGAAGCAAGCATGGTTTCCATGAAACATCCGAAACGGCGATGGAACGCGATGGCGGCAGTCTGGCTCCTGGCCGGCCTGCTGACTTCGGCCATTGCCGCCGCACCCGAGGAGGGGCCCGAGCCCGCTCCGCGCATCGCCGTGGTGACCCATGTGGAGAATGAGACGGCCTCGATCACCCGGACCGAACTTGCGCGCATGTTCCGGAAGACCCAAACGGAGTGGGAAGACGGCGAGCACTGCATTCCGATCGATCAGGCGGGCGGCGACATTCGCACGGCATTCGGGCGGATTGTGCTGGAGCAGACGCCCGACGAGTGGAAGCGCTACTGGATCCAGCAGACGATGACGGGCAATGCCCGCCCGCCGATCGCGCTGGACGGCAGCGAGACGGTGAAGAAATACGTGCGAAAACTCAAAGGGGCCGTGGCTTATATTTATGAGTCCGAGGTGGACGACACGGTGCGGGTGCTGGCCATCACCGATGCCCCGGAACTGCTGGCTCCCGAGGCGCCGGAAGAGCCGCAGGAGCGCCGCGAAAACGGGCCTGCGGCCGAAGAAGGACCCACCCCGGCGCGGGACGGGGCGGAAGCCCCCAAATGAACATGTTTGCGAAAGTGCTGCTCAGCCTCCTGGCCACGGCACTTGCCCCGCTGCTTCTGGTTACCTACGTCACCAATCGCACCAGTCAGGAGTCTTTGCTGGCCGTGGCGGGCGATTCGCTGGAGGCCAGTGCCGAGACCCTGGCCCAGTCGGTCGTGGTCGCCGTGGATGACGCGGTAAAGGAGTTGGTTTCCTGGTCCGAGCTCGACATGCTGCAGGTCGGCGTATTCATGGGAGACGACCAGAATCTGAAACTGGCGGAGTTGCTGGCGGACCAGCAGCAGCGAAGCGATTTCTCCGAGATCTGGTGCACGGATCTGGCCGGCAGAATCGTGGCGTCGAGCAACTACACTCGGATCGACACCACGATGAGCGGCTATGAGCCACTGCGGCG
This genomic window contains:
- a CDS encoding MFS transporter is translated as MTTTMPGQGSNSWREGLKPYHYLVLVVACLGWLFDTMDQWLYVMARQPAITELLRNAELSTAPDDVRYYSTLVQGIFLFGWATGGLFFGIVGDRWGRTRCMAITVGMYAVFTGLSGLAQNWEMFALFRFLTGLGIGGEFAAGAALIAEVFPQHARATALAIMQAASSLGNMAAGFISLSVFSYVPPESAWRWIFAIGFIPAVLVFVIRMFIEEPEKWKEAQEDAKKGDIKLGVITELLSPALRRRTLCAVGLAAVGVIGFWGIGTFSPDLMRGATADPTGDGVVFNGDQNNAAEVEAFRATLSERDQARFDGLSDNPEGRSKEDLAKDANQKASIAVIMQNFGAFFGVLAWGWLAQRTGRKPAFAVALICSAIIVPITFHFTTSFTIALILYPIMGFFLTSLFGGYAVYFPELFPTRLRATGTGVCYNVARYIAIAGPSALAFLSKPYGFAWGATMLSSVFIIGLIILAFAPETKGKELPE
- a CDS encoding PQQ-like beta-propeller repeat protein, whose amino-acid sequence is MNQTPRKYQKHLSRRAFIGAVASLPLLARAQESAPAPDVTTAPVRADWPCFLGPNRNGISAETGLLKTWPADGPPLLWERTVGEGYGAPVVARGRLLTFHRIGDEEIIECVNALKGDEVHWKYAYPTQYVDTYGYNGGPRSSPTIHGDHVFTYGAEGVVTCLKFDSGELVWQRPVNKEFNVPQGFFGAGTAPVIEENLLLLNIGGPSGAGVVAFDTATGATVWQASDDQASYSTPIVATVHGERLAIFHTADGLLVLEAKTGAKRFSYPFRSETYESAIAATPVLVDNIVFLSATYNVGAVALKLDPAGLKEVWRDQLAMQNHWATSLYLDGFLYGMDGRHERGSNLRCIEFATGKVRWTADEGLGRASFILAEGHLIGVSERGDIALIEASPEGYKEIARARALRYPVWTPPILAQGLLYVRNERTYRSIKCLDLRA